The following DNA comes from Croceicoccus sp. YJ47.
CCCATTGCCCACCTCGAACGCCGCGATCGTCCCGCAGCGCCGGATATTCACCACCCCGCCCCGCCGCGACAGCGTATCGAGATGCACCCCCTGCCGCGCGGCCAGCGTGGCGATCCGGTCCATCACCGGCTCCTCGCGCCAGATGGCGAGATTGGCGTTCGCCGCCGCGCAGGCCACGGGGTTGGCGGTATAGCTCGACGAATGAAAGAACATGCGCCCCCGGTCGGTCGACAGATGCGCGTCATAGACAGGCTCGCTCGCCATGGTGACGGCAAGAGGGACGGCCCCGCCGGTCAACCCTTTGGAAAGGCACAATATGTCGGGCACCACGCCGGCCTGCTCACACGCCAGCATCGTCCCTGTCCGGCCCCATCCGGTCATCACCTCGTCCGCGATGAACAATGTCCCATGCGCCGCGCAAATGGCCCGCATCTGCGCCAGCGTGTCGGCGCCATACATCATCATGCCCCCCGCGCCGAGCACGAGCGGTTCGACCACAAAAGCCGCCGCCCCCGCGGCACACGCGGCATCGAGCGCGTCGAGCGTCGCCTGTGCCGCGCCCTCGGCGGGAAAGGGGATGCTCGTCACGTCGAAGAGCAAGGGTTCGTAAGCGCGGTTGAACGTGCCGCGCGCGCCCACCGACATGGTGCCGATCGTATCGCCGTGATAGCCGTGGTCCATCACCGCAATCGCGTGCCGCGCCTCCCCCCGGTGGAGCCAGTAGCCCAGCGCCATTTTCAACGCGACCTCGACCGAGGTGGAGCCGGAATCGGAAAAGAACACGCGCGTCAGGCTTTCGGGCATGATGGCGCGGAGCGAACGGGCAAGCTGCTCGGCCGGTTCGTGGCTCCACCCGGCGAAGATGATCTGGTCGAGGCGGGCGGCCTGTTCGGCAATCGCGGCGGCGATGCGCGGATGGGCATGGCCGTGCGTCGTCACCCACCATGACGAGATCGCATCGACGATGTCGCGCCCGTCATCGGTATAAAGCATCGCGCCCTCCGCCCGTGCGACGCGCGGGATCGGTTCGTTCAAGC
Coding sequences within:
- a CDS encoding adenosylmethionine--8-amino-7-oxononanoate transaminase; the protein is MTGSPIWHPFTQHGLNEPIPRVARAEGAMLYTDDGRDIVDAISSWWVTTHGHAHPRIAAAIAEQAARLDQIIFAGWSHEPAEQLARSLRAIMPESLTRVFFSDSGSTSVEVALKMALGYWLHRGEARHAIAVMDHGYHGDTIGTMSVGARGTFNRAYEPLLFDVTSIPFPAEGAAQATLDALDAACAAGAAAFVVEPLVLGAGGMMMYGADTLAQMRAICAAHGTLFIADEVMTGWGRTGTMLACEQAGVVPDILCLSKGLTGGAVPLAVTMASEPVYDAHLSTDRGRMFFHSSSYTANPVACAAANANLAIWREEPVMDRIATLAARQGVHLDTLSRRGGVVNIRRCGTIAAFEVGNGGGYLSDLAPRMMGMFRERGVLLRPLGNTVYVMPPYCITAAELDRVYATIADVLDAVTA